One Tripterygium wilfordii isolate XIE 37 chromosome 10, ASM1340144v1, whole genome shotgun sequence DNA segment encodes these proteins:
- the LOC120007772 gene encoding cytochrome b561 and DOMON domain-containing protein At3g07570-like — MKPSSMSILFFFTSLCSLSTLTNSQTDSCTSNLNLNGVAFDTANLHCLPVWTPRNFVLRYGQASSDTWSFVLSAPDSNSYVAIGFSSNGQMVGSSAIVGWISNGAGAMKQYYLGGQSSSLVQPDQGNLSILSNSTIIVSQSSRIYMAFQLNTNQPQTQVLYAVGTTGSLPAAPSYMLTEHGDKVSTSLNYATGQVTRTGRPHSRLRRSHGILNMLGWGIAMLIGVIVARYFREWDPIWFYVHAGVQVSGFILGIIGVICGFALENRLTGVDVSTHKSIGIFVLVLGCLQVMAFFARPDKLSRVRVYWNWYHYSLGRILLVFAVANVFYGIDLGEKGSGWNVGYGIVVGILFLVALVLEIRLWMRK, encoded by the exons atgaagccATCTTCCATGTCCatactcttcttcttcaccTCCCTCTGCAGCTTATCAACCCTCACAAACTCTCAAACCGATTCATGCACCTCCAATTTGAACCTAAACGGTGTCGCATTTGACACCGCCAACCTCCACTGCCTCCCCGTCTGGACTCCTCGCAATTTCGTTCTCCGA TACGGGCAGGCCTCGTCGGACACATGGAGCTTCGTCCTCTCGGCTCCAGATTCAAACTCGTACGTAGCGATCGGGTTCTCAAGCAACGGTCAGATGGTGGGATCGAGCGCAATCGTAGGGTGGATATCGAACGGAGCAGGAGCGATGAAGCAGTACTATCTAGGAGGCCAATCGTCGAGTCTCGTACAGCCTGATCAAGGCAACTTGAGCATTCTTAGCAATTCCACCATAATCGTGTCGCAGTCGTCGCGAATTTACATGGCCTTCCAATTGAACACTAATCAGCCGCAGACGCAAGTCCTCTACGCCGTCGGAACCACCGGGTCGTTGCCGGCTGCGCCGTCGTATATGTTGACCGAGCATGGTGACAAGGTCTCCACCAGCCTCAATTATGCTACAG GTCAAGTGACCAGGACAGGAAGGCCGCATTCGAGACTGAGAAGGAGCCATGGAATATTAAACATGCTTGGGTGGGGGATTGCGATGTTGATTGGAGTCATTGTGGCTCGCTACTTCAGAGAATGGGATCCCATTTGGTTCTATGTCCACGCCGGTGTTCAAGTCTCCGGATTCATATTGGGCATAATTGGTGTAATATGTGGATTTGCACTAGAAAACCGTCTCACCGGCGTTGATGTCTCCACACACAAGAGTATTGGGATCTTTGTTCTTGTACTCGGCTGCCTCCAG GTGATGGCATTTTTTGCTCGACCGGACAAGTTATCGAGAGTGAGGGTGTACTGGAATTGGTACCACTACAGTTTGGGAAGGATTCTATTGGTATTTGCAGTAGCAAATGTGTTCTATGGGATTGATTTGGGTGAAAAGGGAAGTGGATGGAATGTTGGTTATGGAATTGTTGTTGGGATATTATTCTTGGTTGCACTGGTTCTAGAGATAAGGTTGTGgatgagaaaataa
- the LOC120007069 gene encoding uncharacterized protein LOC120007069: MAASANPTGNNQDGSSSSGQKIPSAGTNGVPDNNNVGNSVVDNSQTQAALRHNSGIASEWTSDEQSALEDLLAKYASESNIVRYAKIAVQLKDKTVRDVALRCRWMTKKENSKRRKEDHNSARKSKDRKERATDSSAKSSSHLTARPNGPSYAPPMIPLDNDDGIPYEAIGGVTGELLEQNSQFLNQISANFSSFQIHDNINLLSRTRENILAIMNDLNDMPEVMKQMPPLPVKLNEELANSILPR, translated from the exons ATGGCTGCCAGCGCGAATCCGACAGGGAACAATCAGGACGGTTCGTCTTCTTCTGGCCAGAAGATACCTTCGGCGGGGACGAATGGTGTTCCGGACAACAACAACGTGGGGAATAGCGTTGTGGATAATTCGCAGACGCAGGCGGCGTTGAGGCACAATTCTGGAATCGCATCAGAGTGGACTTCCGATGAACAGTCAGCTCTCGAGGATTTGCTCGCCAA GTATGCTTCCGAATCAAACATTGTTCGATATGCTAAGATTGCAGTGCAGTTGAAGGACAAAACAGTTCGAGATGTGGCACTGCGTTGCAGATGGATGACT aaaaaggaaaatagcaaaagaaggaaagagGACCATAACTCGGCAAGGAAAAGTAAAGATAGAAAg GAAAGGGCTACAGATTCTTCTGCAAAGTCGTCATCTCATTTGACAGCTCGTCCCAATGGTCCTTCTTATGCTCCACCAATGATTCCTTTGGACAACGATGATGGGATCCCATATGAAG CCATTGGTGGTGTGACTGGAGAGCTTCTTGAGCAAAACTCTCAATTCTTGAATCAAATTTCTGCaaatttttcctcttttcag ATACATGATAACATCAATCTCTTAAGCAGAACTCGGGAAAACATTCTTGCAATCATGAACGA CTTGAATGACATGCCAGAGGTAATGAAGCAGATGCCACCACTTCCAGTGAAGTTAAATGAGGAGCTTGCAAATTCCATCCTTCCCCGTTGA
- the LOC120007729 gene encoding peroxisomal membrane protein 13-like: MESNSQSGAGNPPPKPWEQAGTSSGSGPFKPPSPGSTSDVVEASGTARPGEIVPPTNTAANMNALSRPVPTRPWDQQQNYGSSYGGYGSGLNYNSGYGSGMYGASYGNGGYGSTYGGGLYGNSMYRGGYGGMYGGSGMYGGGMYGGGLGGQMGGYGMGGMGMGPYGEQDPNNPFGAPPSPPGFWISFLRMMQGVVTVFGRISMLIDQNAQAFHMFMSALLQLFDRSGVLYGELARFVLRLLGIRTKPKMVPGQGPDGLPVPHNPRGNKNYIEGPKAAPNGPWDDVWGRQQ, translated from the exons ATGGAGTCCAATTCCCAATCAGGAG CTGGTAACCCACCACCAAAACCTTGGGAACAGGCAGGCACCTCTTCTGGTTCTGGCCCTTTTAAACCACCATCACCAGGCAGCACTAGTGATGTGGTTGAGGCATCTGGGACAGCAAGACCCGGTGAAATTGTTCCTCCAACTAACACAGCTGCAAACATGAATGCTCTTAGTAGGCCTGTGCCCACTAGGCCATGGGATCAGCAGCAGAACTATGGTAGTAGTTATGGAG GTTATGGTTCTGGTCTAAATTATAATTCTGGTTATGGATCGGGAATGTATGGCGCATCATATGGTAATGGTGGATATGGAAGCACTTATGGTGGTGGACTATACGGGAATAGCATGTATAGAGGAGGTTATGGAGGGATGTATGGAGGCTCTGGAATGTACGGCGGGGGGATGTATGGTGGTGGTTTAGGGGGCCAAATGGGTGGTTATGGCATGGGAGGAATGGGAATGGGTCCATATGGTGAGCAGGATCCTAACAATCCATTTGGTGCTCCACCATCACCGCCGGGCTTTTGGATTTCGTTCCTTAGAATG ATGCAAGGAGTTGTGACCGTTTTTGGCCGGATATCAATGCTGATAGACCAGAATGCCCAGGCATTCCACATGTTTATGTCTGCGCTCCTTCAG CTTTTTGACCGCTCAGGTGTTTTGTATGGAGAGTTGGCTAGGTTTGTTCTCAGACTGTTGGGAATCAGAACAAAGCCGAAGATGGTTCCTGGACAGGGACCTGATGGACTCCCAGTACCTCACAACCCTCGTGGAAATAAGAACTACATTGAGGGGCCTAAGGCTGCCCCAAATGGTCCATGGGATGATGTCTGGGGGAGGCAGCAGTAA
- the LOC120007882 gene encoding ribonuclease 2-like — MASLPAQSLLFIKLAIAFFLTSSYQTVEVNGRESGAQREFDYFNLALQWPGTYCQRTRHCCSQNACCRGSNAPAEFTIHGLWPDYNDGTWPACCTRSNFDEKEIATLLDPLEKYWPSLSCGSSSTCHGGKGSFWGHEWEKHGTCSSPVVRDEYSYFLTTLNVYFKYNVTKVLSEAGYVPSNTEKYPLGGIVTAIQNAFHTTPSIVCSSGAVEELHLCFYKDFKPRDCATRLSIHADMDFSRSSCPKYVSLPAYVSLGGENATNFDLADA, encoded by the exons ATGGCTTCTCTCCCTGCCCAATCGCTTCTCTTCATAAAATTAGCGATTGCGTTCTTCCTAACGTCTTCGTATCAGACCGTTGAGGTCAATGGCAGAGAAAGCGGAGCACAGAGGGAGTTCGATTACTTCAACTTGGCGTTGCAGTGGCCTGGTACTTACTGTCAACGCACCCGCCATTGTTGCTCCCAAAATGCTTGTTGCAGAGG CTCAAATGCGCCAGCTGAATTTACAATCC ATGGACTTTGGCCTGATTACAATGATGGAACTTGGCCTGCCTGTTGCACTCGatctaattttgatgaaaagGAG ATTGCAACATTGCTGGATCCTCTGGAGAAATATTGGCCGTCTTTAAGTTGTGGTTCATCATCAACTTGCCATGGTGGAAAAGGTTCATTTTGGGGACATGAG TGGG AGAAGCACGGGACTTGTTCTTCTCCAGTTGTTCGGGACGAATACAGCTACTTCCTTACAACTCTCAATGTCTACTTTAAATATAATGTCACA AAAGTCCTGAGTGAAGCAGGATATGTTCCTTCTAATACTGAAAAATATCCTCTTGGAGGCATAGTGACTGCTATCCAGAATGCTTTTCATACTACTCCATCAATTGTCTGCTCAAGTGGTGCTGTGGAGGAATTGCATTTGTGCTTTTATAAGGATTTCAAG CCTCGGGACTGTGCAACTAGGTTGAGCATTCATGCTGATATGGATTTCTCTAGAAGCTCCTGTCCCAAGTATGTCAGCTTGCCAGCATATGTGTCATTGG GAGGTGAGAATGCCACAAACTTTGATCTCGCGGATGCCTGA
- the LOC120006853 gene encoding probable transcription factor PosF21 yields MDKGKKPMEEKDVPASFLGYDLSLALSSMPISTNKLPSSSERSGAQVQVVSSDEIESSGECHPNFMAMNAGYLNFKKTKVGETSNVAEETGKGKASGEAIPEGVVLPQEVALRARVKRNPPCKALSTEELAAMAREDPRRARRILTNRLSAMRAKEKKRLYTSMLEQKRGALQSQSSLLSVKLSFLQAETRALRAENAKLKERMNTILPGVQLQESLNEQIREEIQHWKAVTAQFVQNGRTVINIGAFLANNVQVGAVLGATPLFPLLPAQIPNQQEQFWRYPHQGHYEVGKHNQPPLLQQFLPRQSGFQLKNELPDSPSVDPQKSEDDSRIE; encoded by the exons ATGGACAAAGGCAAGAAACCAATGGAAGAAAAAGATGTTCCCGCATCATTCTTAGGCTATGATCTGTCTCTTGCTTTGTCATCAATGCCCATCTCAACTAACAAGTTGCCATCATCATCTGAAAGATCAG GTGCACAGGTACAGGTTGTCTCTTCTGATGAAATAGAGAGCAGTGGGGAATGCCATCCGAACTTCATGGCAATGAATGCGGGGTATTTGAATTTCAAGAAGACTAAAGTGGGAGAAACATCAAATGTAGCTGAAGAAACTGGTAAGGGAAAGGCATCAGGAGAAGCTATCCCTGAAGGAGTTGTACTGCCCCAAGAAGTAGCACTGCGTGCTAGAGTTAAACGAAATCCACCATGTAAAGCCTTAAGTACTGAAGAGCTTGCGGCAATGGCTAGAGAGGATCCACGGCGTGCAAGGAG AATACTCACCAATCGGCTATCAGCTATGAGAgctaaagagaagaaaaggctaTACACGAGCATGCTTGAACAGAAGCGAGGAGCCTTGCAGTCTCAATCAAGTTTATTGTCAGTCAAATTGTCCTTTTTGCAG GCAGAGACGAGAGCCTTGCGTGCTGAAAATGCCAAACTGAAAGAACGTATGAACACAATTTTGCCGGGGGTCCAACTACAAGAAT CACTTAATGAACAAATAAGAGAAGAGATTCAGCATTGGAAGGCAGTGACGGCACAATTTGTTCAAAATGGAAGGACCGTAATCAACATCGGTGCATTTTTGGCGAACAATGTTCAAGTCGGTGCAGTCTTAGGTGCTACCCCACTGTTTCCGCTCCTCCCAGCTCAGATTCCAAATCAGCAGGAACAGTTCTGGCGATATCCTCATCAAGGTCATTATGAAGTGGGAAAACATAATCAACCTCCACTGCTCCAACAATTTCTCCCCCGACAATCTGGCTTCCAGCTGAAAAATGAACTGCCAGACTCTCCAAGTGTTGACCCACAGAAGTCTGAGGATGATAGCAGGATTGAGTAA